The Cydia amplana chromosome 1, ilCydAmpl1.1, whole genome shotgun sequence DNA segment aatctcagaataaaatttaaacttcaatgagtgcgttttatttaattctgttGACGAAGGTTCGTAAATGATGAAGACGACACCAAATTATAGTTTAAACAGTGTATATTGATCCTGAgcgattaaattacaaaaatggtAAATCTAGAATATCGCGAGTACTGTTAGCGGTGTGCGCGCGCGCTCTGGCCGAGAGCCCTGGAGGAATGCGGGCCGGCGCGCCGATGAGACGGCAgccagcggcggcggcgcggggcgcgggcgcgggaggCGGGGACCCGGTCTGCGAGTCCTCTAGTGGGGCGCGCTAACAAGCTGGCCCCCTTGGACCATCCTGGTCCAATGTCAGTGGGAGCGGGCAGAGCCTGTTGTAGGCCCTCCTCAGCGTCCCTGTGGTGGTGGTGACGTCAGCGACGCGGCTGACTCCGTCGTCGCCCGGGTAGACTGCGGCGACTCGCCCGAGCAGCCATCTGCTGGGGGGCAAGCGGTCGTCTTTGACGAGAACCATCTCGCCGAGCTTCAGCTGGCCTTCATTCCTGCGCCATTTGTTTCGGACCTGCAGTTCTGAAATGAATTCCTTATAATACCGATTCCAAAAATGCGCTTTTAGCGCATCTATTCTCTGATATCTCGCGAGGGTATGTATCGGCGAGTCTTGCACCAAGGGAGCAGGTATCATAGTGAGCGTTCGTCCTATCAAAAAATGCGCAGGGGTAAGAGGGGTAAGATCGGATGGATCCGATGAAATTGGGGTTAAAGGCCTAGAATTAAGTAAAGCTTCAACTTGAACCAAAAATGTTACCATCTCTTCGTAATCTAAGTGAGCCATGGAGGTAACTCgttttaaatgatattttacTCGCTTAACTGCGCCCTCTGCCAAACCATTAAAATGTGGGCTATAAGCAGGACAAAATTTGAATTCTATTTCCTTTGTAGCTGAATATGACGTTATTTCGTCAGAGTTATTTTTAAGAAACTTGGCTAATTCGTTACAAGCCCCTACGAAACAAGTACCATTATCTGACAAAATGGTGGCTGGTTTGCCTCTGCGGGCTATGAATCTATTTAACGCGGCAATAAAGCCCATGGCTGTCAAATCAGTGACGAGCTCCAAGTGTACCGCCCTCACTgccaaacaaacaaaaacaactatGTATGCTTTCTTAGTTTGACAACCACGACCCTTTCTGCTCGCTATCAGGATTGGCCCAGCGTAGTCACAGGATGTGTTAGCAAATACGTATTCGGACTGTACCCTTTGCAGTGGCAGGTTGCCCataattggttgatgagttttaCCCGAATATCTTAAACATGTAATGCAGCTTTGTGACGTTTGCCTGCAAAGGTTACGGCCGTTAATTATCCAATACCTGTGGCGTAATGTTGCTAGCATCAGCTGTGGTCCAGTGTGCATTAACATTCGATGGTAGTGATGTACTAATATTTTAGTGATGTGATGTGATGCATGTAATAAAATAGGGTGTTTTGTGTTATAATCGTAGTATGAATTTGCAAGTCTGCCACCTACTCGCAAAATTCCAAAGGTATCTACAAATGGATTAAATTTCAACAGGGTATCCTTGTGAGAAAGTGGGCGTTTGTTTAGCAAACGCAAGAGTTGCTCATTGAATTTGTCTGTCTGCACTTGTTTACACAACATTTGTAATGACAAATTAAGCTCTGACACTTTTAATGGACCTGTATTCTTGTTAGTTCTATTTTTACAGTTATGAACGAATCTATTCATGTATGCTATAATTCGTTGTAATTTACAAAAGTTTGAATATTTAGAGGTGAAATTATCCTCGCATTGTTCAGTTGAAACGTGACATTGTATTTTGACTTCAGGCAAATTCTCTAAAGGCAAATTTTGAGGTTGAGTAGGCCATTGTATTTCACCTTTATGGAGGAAAGGCGGTCCTTCCCACCACAAAGGTGAATCTTTGAGATTTAATGCGCTCTGACCTCTACTACCTATGTCGGCAGGGTTCAAGGTTGTGGGTACATAATGCCAATCTGTGGGGTCAGAGTTGTTAGTGATTTCTGTGATCCTATTGTGGACAAATTGTTTTAATTGTTGTTTGCATGTTTTTATCCAGCAAAGAACTATAGTTGAATCAGACCAAAAATGCTGTGAATCAATAGTCAAGCGCAGTGAATTTTTGACCTTTTTTGCTAAGTGGGTCGATAAAAGGGCCCCTAATAATTCTAATCGAGGGGTACTTAATTTTTGTTTCAGTGGGGCAATTTTGCTTTTAGCTATTGCTAAGTGAACATTAACCTGTCCTGCATTGGAAATTGAGCGTAGATATATGCATGATGCATAAGCTTTATTACTGGCATCGCTGAAAGCATGTAGCTCGACCTTGACGTGAAAGTCACATAGTATTCTGCGCGGTATACGAATTTGAACTATGTCTGGTATTTGTTTAGCAAAATTGTTCCACTGTGCCTCAATGTCGTCAGGTAATTGACCTTCCCAAGAAATGTTTTTAGCCCACAGTGACTGTAAAATTAATTTAGCTGGCAGCAAACACGGGTTTATAAGTCCTAAGGGATCAAAAATAGTGGCAATGGCGGATAGAATGCTGCGTTTGTTAGTGGGTTTGGGTTTTAAATTTTCAGTTACAGAGAACAGCAGCTCATCAGATTTACATGACCAAAGTAAACCTAAGGTTTTCGAATGATCTTCTCTGTCCAATTTGAATAGTTCATCGCTACTGTTGTCTGCAACCAAGTTGTTTAGTAATGATAGTGTGTTTGAACGCCATTTTCTTAAGTGAAAATGGGCGCTTTCTAGCGTTTTGATGACGCCTCTACATGTTTCTAGCAAAGTGGTTTCGTCATCGTTTCCTGATATGTAATCATCTACGTAGAAATCGTGTAAGATTGTTTCACTTACATTTTTGTCTGCGCATTCTTGGCCCAACTGTACAAGACATCTGGTGGCAAGATATGGGGCACTGGACGTCCCATAAGTGACAGTGTTTAATTTATATTGTTTGATTGGTTGTGAGGTGTCTGAGCGCCACAGAATTTGCTGCAGACTTCTTTGACTTTCAGTGACATAGATTTGTCTGTACATTTTTTGGACATCTGAAGTTACTACGAATTTGTGCTGTCGGAATCGAATTAATATGCTTAGCAAATCATCTTGTACAGTCGGCCCAACGTATTGTATGTCGTTAAATGATTTCCCTGAGCTAGAAACTGCAGAGCCGTCAAAAACTGTACGTAAGCGAGAAGTTAGACTAGACTCCCGCAAAATTGCATGATGTGGcaagaaatatgaaatttcGTTTGTATGTATGTCAGTGTTTTCTGACATGTGACCTAGTCTTAGGTATTCGTCAATGAATTCtatgtatttttgtttgaatTCTGGATTTCGCTTGAATTTACGCTCTAGTGCTTGAAATCGAAGTAATGCTTGTGTTTTAGAATCGCCCAAAGTTTCAGGAGATTCTCTTAATGGTATTGTGACAACAAACTTACCATCTGGGTGGCGAGTTGTTGTTTGTGTAAACATGCGTTCGCATTCACTCTCACCTTTAGTGTGGATTTGTTGAGTGGATGGAACTGATTCTAGTTCAAAGAACTTGTCTAGTTTTGAATCAAGCTCAATGTTGTTTATTAGATTGCAATGGACTGTATAGGGTTGCTTTTGTTTAGAATTGGGTGAATATATAGCACCTGCAACAAGCCATCCGAGTGTTGTTTCAACTAAGATGGATTTTTTCTTGCCCAGGGATATGTGATTGAATGTAAGACACTCCCAAAATTGTTCTGCATTCAGCAACATCTGCACCTCGGATGGCTCGTGAAAGTTCGGGTCCGCTAGGTGGATGTGAGGGGGAATAGTGAACGAGTCACAATCTAGTTTGTTGAATGGAATCATGTCAGTGATCTCTTGGACAACAAGGCAATTGATTTCAGCGGTGTAATCTTGTATACGTGAAGTTATAGTTACATCACAATGTTCGGTGATGTGTGACCGTTTCTTTTCCAACCCTGTGACGGATATGCTTgtagaataggtaggtaattttagTTTTGCTTGAAGATCTTTAGTAATGAAACTAGATATACTTCCGTTGTCCAAGAGAACTCTAACTTGGTGTGGTTGGCCATCACAGTCATTGACGTTGACGACAGCTGTAGCTAATGGTACACGATGGCCACCAAAGGTGGAGCACAAAGTGGCACTGCTTGGTTGTGGTGTCTGTGTATGCTCCTTTAGAGTTGTTGATGCTACACAATCATTAGAAGGTTTGGATGTGGAAGGTTTAGGGTCTACCTTTGCTTGATTGTTCATGTGTAACATGGTATTGTGTCTTTGTGTGCAAAGCCGGCATGAGCTCAACCTGCAACTTTGCTCGTCATGTCCTGATCGCAAACAGTTTGTACAAAGGTTTAATTGATTCACCTTATTAATGCGGGATTCAACTGgcattgttttaaatttaatacattGATAAATTGAGTGATTATTTTTGCAAACAGGACACTTATATTTATACTGAGTTTGATTTTGAGCATGATTTACAAGAAATGATTTAGGACGATTGTGAGTGATGTCACTGTGTCTACGTGGTTTATTTAGTGTTTGTGCTTCCTCCATGGTTTCCAGCAAATCTGCGCGGTTTCTTAAGAAAGTGGTAAAGTCTGTTAATGTTGGTAGATTTTTAATGTCATTGCGCTCGGTCTCCCAATCACGCAACGTGGCTGAATCGAGTTTGCTGGTTACCATGTGGATTATGAGGAGGTCCCAGTGCTCCGTGGGTAAATTAAGAGTCTTCAAAGCCCTGAgatttttattgactgaatcTACAGTGTTACGTAAGGCCTTTGAAGATTCCTGAAGCACGGGGTTTATGTTGAATAATGCATTTAAGTGATTGTTTACCAATATTCTATCATTGGTATAGCGTTCACAAAGCAGATCCCACGCAACTTTATAGTTATCAGATGAGAATTCTAGTGATTTAATTACGAGTGAAGCACCGTCTTTTAATGAACTTCgcaaataatgaaatttgtGGATAATTGGAATCGATTGATTATCGTGTATGAGAGATTTGTAGGTATCGTGGTATTCTAACCAGTCCTGATAGCGCCCAGAAAAGGTAGGTAAATGAATCGTAGGTAATTTAATGTTTGGCCCACCTGTGAGTGCAGTAACGACATTGGAACCCGTTACCAGATTGTCCTCCGGCGCCGCAGAGGCAGCACCAGCCGCGGCGTGCTTGCTGAGCAGCTCCTGTGCGGCAGCCAAGGCGCCGAAGTAGCTTGTCTCGAAATTTTCCCGTTCTGTGTGCTCGTCACCTGGAATTTCCGTTAAATTTTCGATGTCAGTTTGAACTGAATCAAAATCATTGTACATATCTTGGATTTTGTTGAATCTAGTATTTAGCTCATGATTTTGCAAATTATTTAGCGTCTGGCAAGACAAAAGAGGCTctaaatatgatttaaatatGGTAAGCTTTGATTTGAAAGAAGCACGtgtttttttgagattttttaaatCCATGATGGCAGTGTGTGAAGTAAcaaaaaatgcaaatttttagaaggaaaaaaaatagCCTTGTAATAGAAAGTGAAATTTTAGTTTATAGGAATGGCGATAGAATTCAAATTTCCAGCTGCAATTAGAAAATGTAATTAGCAcgtgtttaaataataaaagaatTGAAATAACCAAGCTTGTGAAACGATacgtaaattttaaaaatgcaaCTAGCGTGCGTGCGAGATGGATGGCGTGGCAGAGGCAAGCAAGCGCGAGCGATGACGGAAGCAGATGTacacgtgcacgtgcacgcTGTAGCTCCGACCCCGGCACGGCTCGGTTACGTGTAGGTACGAATACGAACACGTGCAGATTTCTGAAATATTccaagtaaatattaaaaaattgcAATGATGGCACACAGTTGGAACAAATGGTTGAAATACAGTTAATTAGGCCTTGAAATGTGGTTACTGATTTTAGGCTAATTTTacgaaaatgtaataaaaaaatatccaaaatatGAACGGGAATGTTAACCTTGATAGGAAagcttgtaaataaaaatagaatatttaaaaaatattgcgaTTTGACTAAGATGTAAACGGATTTAGAATTGGTGACGTGAAACAGGAATGTGATTTTAGTATCTAGAAATGggaattaaattgaaaattaaagaaATACCAAGTAAAGGTGGTCAAACTATATCTGcgcaataagaaataaaattggAACGACTCACGAATAAATACTGCAAACCCTTTTCCTGGTATGTGGAACCGTTCTGGTTTGTGGAACCCTTTTCTGGTTTATTGTTTCTTTGTTCTCGGGCAGGACGATGACTTCACAAATTTCGCTTTGTTGTAGTAGTTGTAGTTTAGTGTGGCTTGCGGTGATTCACTCCGATGTTATATGTAAGATGGCGATCGTAATTCTCGGCCGGGCGCGCTATCTTCTTGCTTGCTTTTTGACCTCGTCGAAACGGCGTCTTTATGGTTGCTTTACGTCGAATCCGGCTCGAAACTTGTTGACGAAGGTTCGTAAATGATGAAGACGACACCAAATTATAGTTTAAACAGTGTATATTGATCCTGAgcgattaaattacaaaaatggtAAATCTAGAATATCGCGAGTACTGTTAGCGGTGTGCGCGCGCGCTCTGGCCGAGAGCCCTGGAGGAATGCGGGCCGGCGCGCCGATGAGACGGCAgccagcggcggcggcgcggggcgcgggcgcgggaggCGGGGACCCGGTCTGCGAGTCCTCTAGTGGGGCGCGCTAACAAAttccatgaacaaacaaacacgtgttccaaaaataagtaacacggtaaatgggccaatacgaaaagtgacagcttattagttacgttcgactgttatgcttcgccattacactcaaaataaaattcactaataaacaattagaacgaaacctgtccttttatttccaaatctccagcacagaagatactgcacagccgcctctgtatcacgggcgcaatggcgtccgcaagctcgctcggctccggctgcaggacactgtaacattaattttcatatgcgtagctcatgtttccatagtatacacgatttgtgatctatcacggcattacgagcaataatttgtcgcaattttattaattactaaatattacagggtaaagattacataatgcttgcattggcaaatcagcaggatcaatttctaacggtgcattgtatttttatgaaaaaaaaaatattttttgagggtagatgcacaagtgagcgatgaaataatatcacgtcgcgacagccaatatttgattttaattaacgatatggatttcacatcaaaataacttaagatcacttagatttcaacggattttaaaaattaattgtattttcaaatcaattattgagggtatattcacaagtgagcgatgaaataatatcacgtcgcgacagccaatatttgattttaattaacaatatggatttcacatcaaaataacttaagatcacttagatttcaacggattttaaaaattaattgtattttcaaatcaattattgagggtatattcacaagtgagcgatgaaataatatcacgtcgcgacagccaatatttgattttaattaacaatatggatttcacatcaaaataacttaagatcacttagatttcaacggattttaaaaattaattgtattttcaaatcaattattgagggtagattcacaagtgagcgatgaaataatatcacgtcgtgatagctaatacttggttttaattaacagtatggatttcaaatcaaaataactcgagatcgcctcgatctaaatggattacaaaaattaattgtaaagaaacgcggcgataccagagatgacgtcacgtaacgaccgctatgctcgactgcctcaatcataattcacaatttcacaataattctcaccaaataacaatgaattacactcaccattcaatcaaggttagacacgtgagcttaccattaaaGTGTGgtgtgtccagattatggaatgtaggtcaccagaaatacaccacgctcccaggtggctgtgtaagcaatacatgaaactccgcatctatcccacttgctgatgtcggcgacggatggtcccgatggcggtgggcgcgtgggggaagtacctagatgtattacttcacagccaaaataagtaggtatgctaccaacgcatgaaataaacattcagactcgttacccatactagtgcctactatattttagtactaaattatcaaaacgaccaatcactattccaaaaattatttgaatcaaaataaaaagatcacatgaaaccgttcaaatctttattttacaaaagtaagcttctaatggcacataagaaatcaaaataacacttggaataaaacacttagctaaacggttaaacaacgtgagaatctataagctttcagaataatccttcaggtgtaagccttcaggaacgtagcgaattaggcacgagcttggctaacgtccgatctctagcgcggtccgatcaagaagaaggaagccagttccagcggcggagccaaccgctcccgcctccaattcaagttggtaaacctgcctgaccagtctaccaacataacgacaaaaatgcctgctcgtgcctacgttcactcaagatacgcctcttgacgttccaaagccttctacctgtcattttcgttcaacaatacaccaatagatggcggcgttactcactacgcagcttcattatttcattacaagcaaataatacatagccaaacattgctaatcgacttttacaggcgtcaactatgaactgtaatgctgcaatacgtctttctggtgtctcgctccgacagaTATATGTATCATGATTTCTTTTTCTTGAACTCCCCATCGGCACACAAACCTCCTCAAGGTTTTGCCCACGATGGGTCCTGTAATATTAACATGCATGTAACttgtattattcaataaattaaaaaaaaaatctgaatttTTGTCtttcggattttgaaagaaatgaataACTACTGAAGAAATGAAGAAgactatgaactttgaagtaaatatgggatactatattgcttaaagttactacaagttactactgctacaaaaaacattagaaaactaaggtATTCAGATCTAAGGTCATTGGCGTGAGGGAGCCCCTTAAAATTGAGTAGAAACGACGATCCCACAGCGTTCTAACAGTGACCTTTATTTTCAGAACTGGACGAAATCAAAGACGTGCTTCAGAACAAACTCGGCACAGAATTCAAGGACAAGCTGCAGAGGGCCCGGTCTCTCTCGGAAAGCGCATCGGAATCGGACCAGGCTGCCACAGGCATGTGACATCTTTTTGTCCCATTCACACTGTGTGCGTTAGACGGAGACAAACATTGATTCAGATTcagcttttatttattaatggtatcaatcgatcaggtttgtttttagggtcaaatattaaatgggagttatgggacccattgcattaaagcaatacaaaagttagAAAGATAGTCAaggtccgacagtcgtacttcactcgcgaaacgctcctaacaaaacgataagtgaacgtg contains these protein-coding regions:
- the LOC134652111 gene encoding uncharacterized protein LOC134652111 gives rise to the protein MDLKNLKKTRASFKSKLTIFKSYLEPLLSCQTLNNLQNHELNTRFNKIQDMYNDFDSVQTDIENLTEIPGDEHTERENFETSYFGALAAAQELLSKHAAAGAASAAPEDNLVTGRTLTMIPAPLVQDSPIHTLARYQRIDALKAHFWNRYYKEFISELQVRNKWRRNEGQLKLGEMVLVKDDRLPPSRWLLGRVAAVYPGDDGVSRVADVTTTTGTLRRAYNRLCPLPLTLDQDGPRGPAC